Proteins from one Ipomoea triloba cultivar NCNSP0323 chromosome 1, ASM357664v1 genomic window:
- the LOC116014838 gene encoding 60S ribosomal protein L24-like, with protein sequence MVLKTELCRFSGAKIYPGKGIRFVRADSQVFLFANSKCKRYFHNRLKPSKLTWTAVYRKQHKKDLAQEAVKKRRRTTKKPYSRSIVGATLEVIQKKRSEKPEVRDAAREAALREIKERIKKTKDEKKAKKAEVMAKSQKAGKGNIPKGAAPAKGPKLGGGGGKR encoded by the exons ATGGTTCTCAA GACAGAACTCTGCCGTTTCAGTGGTGCCAAGATATATCCTGGGAAGGGCATTAGATTTGTCCGTGCAGATTCTCAG GTTTTCTTGTTTGCCAATTCAAAATGCAAGAGGTATTTTCATAACCGTTTGAAGCCTTCCAAGCTTACCTGGACTGCTGTGTACAGGAAACAGCACAAGAAG GATCTTGCACAAGAGGCTGTTAAGAAGAGGAGAAGGACCACAAAGAAGCCTTACTCTAGATCTATTGTTGGTGCAACCTTGGAGGTAATCCAGAAGAAAAGAAGTGAAAAACCAGAAGTCCGAGATGCTGCAAGGGAGGCTGCTCTCCG TGAAATTAAGGAAAGGATCAAGAAGACAAAGGATGAAaagaaggccaagaaggcagagGTGATGGCCAAGTCGCAGAAGGCAGGGAAGGGTAACATTCCCAAGGGCGCTGCACCAGCAAAAGGTCCTAAGCTTGGTGGAGGCGGTGGAAAACGCTGA